The DNA segment GGGGTCCGCGTCGTATTCCTCGGCGGTGTAGCCGGTTACCGCCTCGCACCCGGAGCCATGGATCGTGCGGACGGCCTCCCCCGCGTCGAGCGTGACCGTGTAGATGTAGCTGGTCACAGAACCCAGCAGGCGACGGTAGCGGGCCTCGCTGTCCTTGAGCGCCTGCTCCGCCATTTTGCGCTCGGTGATGTCTATGATCAGGGCCAGCTTGGAGGTGGTGCCGTCGGCGTGGTAGATGGGGGTGTTGGCGTTGTAATACCAACGCCCGAACTGCTCGTTGAACATCTCCCAGCGGACGGTTTCGCCCTTCATGACCCGGTCGTTCACACACCAGGGACAGGCAGAATCCCGACCATGCAGCGCCTTGTGGCAGTTTTCTCCGGTTGCGTCGCGTCCCAGGAGCGCTATCAGCGCCTGATTCATGAAGGTGATGCGGAAATCGGCGGAGCAGATGTAGATCATGCCGTAGAAGGCAGTGACGATGGCCCGGTGCTTTTCCTCGCTTTCACGAAGCGCCTGTTCGATGCGCTTTCTGCGGGTGATGTCTTCGTACGCGCCGAGTACCCCCCGTATTGCGCCGTCGGCATCGTACAGGGGGACCTTGGTGGTCCGCAGCCATATCTGATTTCCATCGGGAGTGGTCTGGGGTTCTTCGTAGCCGAGCTTGCCCATGCCGCTGGCCAGCACTGCGCGGTCGTCGGCCCGGTAGGCGTCGGCTTGTTCGGTCCAGGCCATCTCGAAGTCGTTTTTGCCGATGAGGGCGTCGGGGGAGTCGAACCCCGCGTCGGCCGCGAATGGCTTGTTGCAGCCCAGGTAGTTCAGGTCGGCGTCCTTCCAGAATACCCTGACCGGCAGGGCGTCCAGCACCTGATTGAGCATGACGCGCGATTCGCGCGCATCCAGACCCAGGTCCGGGACCAAGCCATGGGGACGGCTGGATTCGGCTTGCGGGCCACGGGCCAGGGCCAGCTCCAGTTCGGCAATACGAACCCTGGCTGCCGCAAGCGCGGCTTCCAACTCCTCGCGGGACGTCGTTTCCATGAGAAATCGCCTTCCCTGTGCGCCTGCGCGCCTGACCAGCCTGTATGAGGGGGGGCATGCGACTCTATCGTCTCAATACCCCAGAGCACACGGCTCCTGCAACAGCCCAAACCGAAAAAGGGTTCCAGACGTTACGTCTGGAACCCTTGAATTCTCGTGGCTCCCCGGGGGTGACTCGAACACCCAACATTCTGATTAACAGTCAGACGCTCTGCCGATTGAGCTACCGGGGAACAGAAGGCCGACACGGTTTCCCGTGCCCGCTTGACGTTGCGCTGTGGCGCCTCGCGTCGCGGAAAGACGGTTTATGAAAACAGGCCCCTCGCGTCAACCATTTTTTTTCAAAATTTTTCCGTTTCTTGACGCTCCCAGGGTTTTGACTTAGGGCATGCCGATTCCTTTCGTCCCTCTTTTCGACCACGGAGAGTTCCTTTGGCATCCCAAGACAAGCCTCGCCGGCGCGAGTACAAGCTGCCCGTTAAATCGGATAAGGTCGAGCGGTTCCATCCCCTGCTCGACGCCCTGGCCAACCGCGATGAACTCAACGAGGTCATCAAGAACCGGGTGGCCAAAGCCTGCCAGTACCTCGACGCGGAAATCCCGCTCTATCCCAACGACTTCGTCAAAACCGACGACCTCGGGCACACCCTCACGGACCACGACGCCCTGGACGAGGAAGCCCTCCAGGCCCTGGACCGGGTCTTCTCCGTGGCAGGCCGGATCGTGGCCATGCGCTCCTTCGGCAAGGTGGCGTTCTTCCACATCCAGGACGCCTCCGCCCGGCTCCAGTGCTACGCCGCCCGCGAAGACATGGGTGAGGCGGCCTACGGCCTTTTCAAGAAGCTGGACATCGGCGACGTGGTCGGCGTGACCGGGAAGCTGTTTCGCACCAAGACCGGCGAGCTGACGCTTTCAAGTTCCACCGTGCGCCTGCTCACCAAGTCCATGCGCCCCCTGCCGGAGAAGTACCACGGCCTGAAGGACATGGAGATCCGCTACCGCCAGCGCTACGTGGACCTGATCGTCACCCCGCGCACCGCCGAGATTTTCAAGATACGCACCCGGATCGTCTCCGGCCTGCGCCGCTTCCTGGACGAGCGCGGCTTCGTCGAGGTGGAGACGCCCATGATGCAGGCCATACCCGGCGGCGCATCGGCCAAACCCTTCCTGACGCACCACAACGCCCTGGACCTCCAGCTCTACATGCGCATCGCGCCGGAGCTGTACCTGAAGCGCCTCCTGGTGGGCGGCTTCGAGAAGGTCTACGAGATAGGCCGCAACTTCCGCAACGAGGGCATCTCCACCCGGCACAACCCGGAATTCACCATGTGCGAGTTCTACTGGGCCTACGCCCGGTTCGACGACCTCATGGACCTGACCGAACAGATGTACGCCACCCTGGCCCAGGACGTGTGCGGAACCACAAAGATCACCTACCAGGGCCAGGACATCGACCTTACCGCCGGCACCTGGCAGCGCGTGCAGTTCCACGAGTCCCTGGAGAAAATCGGCGGCGTGTCCCCGGGTATCTACACCGACTACGAAGCCTGCAAGGCCCACGTGCTCAAGCACGGCGAGAAGGTCCTCAAGGGCGAGAAGCTCGGCAAGCTCCAGGCCAAGCTCTTCGACCTGTTCGTGGAGCCCAAGCTCATTCAGCCGCACTTCATCTACGGCTACCCCACGGACATCTCGCCCCTGTCCCGGCGCAACGAGGCCAACCCCGACGTGACCGACCGCTTCGAGCTCTTCATCTGCGGGCGCGAAATGGGCAACGCCTTCTCGGAGCTGAACGACCCCGTGGACCAGCGCCTGCGCTTCGAGGAGCAGGTGGCCGAAAAGGACGCAGGCGACGACGAGGCCCATTACATGGACGAGGACTACGTCCGCGCCCTGGAGTACGGCATGCCGCCGGCGGCAGGCCAGGGCATCGGCATCGACCGTCTGGTCATGCTGCTGACCGACTCGGCCTCCATCCGCGAGGTCATCCTGTTCCCCCTGCTGAAACCTGAGAGCGTCGCGACCGAATGAAATTCGAGCTGTTCATCGCCCTCCGGTATCTGCTCACCAAGAGGGAGCACTCCTTCATCTCGGTGATCTCGCTCATGTCCGTATTGGGCGTGGGCCTTGGAGTGGCGGCGCTCATCGTGACCATGGCCGTGATGACCGGGTTCTCCACGGAGTTTCGCGACAAGCTCCTGGGCCTGTCCTCCCACGTCATCACCGGCGTGGCCGGGGCTCCGCTGCGCAACTATCCGGCCCAGATGGAGAAGGTCGCCAATGTCGAGGGCGTCACCGCCGTCACCCCGGTGGTGTACTCCGAGGTGATGCTCTCCAAGGCGGGAGCGCCCAAGGGCGTGATCCTGCGCGGCATCGACCCGGCGAGCGCCCGAAACGTCCTGACGCTGCACAAGGACATGGTGGAGGGCGACGACCAAGCCCTGTCCAGGGCGTCCGAAGTCCCGCCGATCCTCCTGGGCTCCGAGCTGGCCTCGCGCCTGGGCGTGGCCGTGGGCTCCACGGTGAACGTGCTCACCCCGTCGCTTCGCGGCTCGGCCGTGGGCTTCACCCCCAAGGTGAAGATCTTCCAGGTGGCAGGCATCTTCAAGACCCACATGTTCGAGTACGACTCCTCCTCGGCCTTCATCTCCCTGGCGGCGGCGCAGGAGATGCTCGGCTTCAAGTCCGACGCCGTCCTGTACCTGGACGTGCGCCTGAAGGACCCAGACAAGGCCCCGGAAATCTCCAACGAGATCGTCAAGGCCCTGGGCGGCATGCCCTACTACGCCCGCACCTGGATCGACATGAACGGCAACATCTTCGCCGCGCTGAAACTCGAACAGCTGGGGCTCTTCGTGGTGCTCATGATGATCGTGCTGGTGGGGTCGTTCTCCATCATCACCTCGCTTGTGCTCCTGGTGATGGAGAAAACGCGCGACATCGCGATACTCATGTCAATGGGCGCCACGGCGGACGCCATCCGGCGCATCTTCCTGCTCCAGGGCAGCATCATCGGCGCGGTGGGAACGCTCATGGGCCTCACGCTCGGCGTGTCCGTGGCGCTCCTGCTGAAAGAATTCCAGTTCATCAAGCTGCCGCCGGGCGTCTACCCCATGGACACCCTGCCGGTGGCGCTGGTGTGGTCGGACATGGCCATCATCGCGGCCACGGCCTTCGTGCTCTGTTTTCTCTCGACCCTGTATCCGGCGAGCAAGGCCGCCTCTCTTAAACCTGTGGAGGCCCTGCGCCATGACTAGGCCGCTGTACTCGCTTCGCGGCCTGGGCAAGGACTACGCCGGTCCCGAAGAGCCCGTGCGCATCCTGGGCTCCATCGACCTGGACATCCTCCCCGGTGAATCCCTTGCGATCCTGGGCGCTTCCGGCTCAGGAAAGTCCACGCTGCTGCACATGCTGGGGGCGCTCGACACGCCCACCCGGGGCACGGTGGAGTTCGACGGCAAGGACATCTCCAGGCTGCGCCCCGCCGAAGCGGCCCAGCTGCGCAACCGCGACATAGGGTTCGTGTTCCAGTTCCACCATCTGCTGGCGGAATTCACGACCCTGGAAAACGTGGCGATGCCGGCCTTTATCGCAGGCATCGACAAAGACGAGGCACTGGAGAAAGCCCGGCGCGCATTGGTGCTTTTAGGGCTTGAACAAAGGTTGCTTCACAGGGTAACAACGCTGTCCGGCGGGGAGCGTCAGCGCGCCGCCATAGCCCGTGCCGTGTTGCTGGACCCGAAGGTCCTGCTTGCGGACGAACCCACAGGCAATCTCGACGAAGCAACCGGAGAGCGTGTCGGCGAAATGCTGGCCTCGCTCAACGGTGATCTTGGCATGACTCTGGTGGTGGTCACCCACAACCAAAACCTGGCCCGACTCATGGGCCGACGGATGGAACTGCATGGTGGAGAACTCTCTGCGCGGCCCTAAGCGTACCGGTCTGACCCTCGCCTTTCTCGCCACCCTGCTCCTGTGCCTCACCGGGCAGGCCTTCGCCCAGGCCGGCGCAGGCAAGGTGCTGGTGTTGCCCTTCGCGGTCAACGCCCCCGGCGACAAGGAAACGTTACGCAAAAGCGTCAGCCAGCTCTTGGTCGAACGCCTGAAACAGCAGGGCGTGGCCGTGGTGGATTCCGCCGCGGCCGCTTCAGCTTTGAAGGGCAAAAAGGAAGTGACTTCCGCTTCCGAAGCCCGGCAGGCCGCCCGGCAGGCCGGAGCGGCGCTGGCCGTGTTCGGCACGGTGAGCCAGGTGGGCGAAGCCATCTCCATCGACGCCAAGACCGTCAGCGCCTCCGGCTCCGACGAACCGGCAGCGATCGTCGTCACCCGTCCCGGCGTCATGGCCCTGCCCTCCGCCGTGGATGAGCTGGCCCAGAAGATCAAGCCCGACGTCGCCCCCTCCGCTTCCGGCATGAAGGTCGTGGAGCTTGACGTGGAAGGCAACAACGCCCTGGAAAAGGACGTGGTGCTCCTCAAGGTCAAGACCCAGGTGGGCGACCCCTTCGACTCCAAAACCGTCAACGAGGACCTGAAACGACTCGTTGAACTCGGCTACTTCGACGACGTGCAGATCCGCGTGGACGACATGCGCGGCGGAAAGCGCGTGGTGTTCGTGGTCAAGGAAAAGCCGCGCATCCAAGCCATCAGCGTGGTGGGCAACGACGAAATCAAGAAGAGCGACATCCAGGAGGCCATGGGCACCAAGGCAGGCTCGGTGCTCAACATGCAGGTGCTGGCCGACGACCTGGAAAAAATCCGCGAGCTCTACCGCAAGAAAGGCTACTACCAGACCACCGTGGACTACAAGCTGGAGCAGACCGACCCGCGTCTGGCCAGGCTGAACATCGTGATCAAGGAAGCCAAGAAGCTCTACATCAAGAAGATCGTCTTCCAGGGCGTCAAGCAGGTCGACACCTCCGATCTGAAAGACCAGATGGGCCTCAAGGAGAAGAACTTCCTCTCCTGGATGCTCCAGACCGGCGTCCTCAAGGAAGAGCTGCTCGACCGCGACTCCGCCGCCATCGAGAACTACTACACCAACCGGGGCTTCATCGACGCCCGCGTGGGCCAGCCCCAGGTGGACATCGCCGACGACGGCATCACCATCACCATCCAGGTGGAGGAAGGCGACCGCTACAAGCTGGGCAACGTGGGCTTCAAGGGCGATCTGCTGCTTGACGAGGCCAAGCTGCGCGAGCTCTCCAAGCTGGACGCCGCCTCCAAGAAGAAAGACTACTTCGACCGCTCCATGGTCCGCGACGACATGACCAAGCTGAACGAAGCCTACTCCGACATGGGCTACGCGTTCGCCGAGACCGACATCGACATGCAGAAGCGCGGCGACGAAAAGATCGTCGACGTCACCTACATCCTGAGCAAGGGCCAGAAGGTCTACGTCCGCCGCGTCACCGTGGAAGGCAACGACCGCACCCGCGAGAACGTCATCCGCCGCGAGCTGCGCCTCTCCGACGGCGACCTGTTCTCCGGCACCAAGCTCAAACGCTCCAACGAGCGCCTGAACAAGCTGGACTACTTCGAGAAGGTCGACGTGGAGACCGTCCCCACCGAGAACCCCGCCGAGGTCGACATCCGCGTCAAGGTCAAGGACAAGAACACCGGCTCCATCTCCGCCGGCGTCGGCTACTCCACCTACGACTCCGTGTTCGTGGGCGGCTCCGTCGAAGAGCGCAACCTCTTCGGCAAGGGCTACGGCGCGCAGTTTCAGGGCATGTTCTCGGGCATCACCAACCGCTTCGTGCTCTCCTTCACCAACCCCGCCGTCTACGACTCGCAGCTCTCCGCTGGCGTGGACGCCTTCAGCACCTTCCGGGCCTACTCGGACTACTACAAGCAGTCGCAGGGCGGCATGCTCCGCTTCGCCTACCCCCTGGGCGAATACACCAACCTTCGCTTCGACTACCGCCTCACCCGCGACGACGTGTACCACACCAACCCCCTGGCCTCCTACGTCATCCAGGAATCCAAGGGCATCCACTGGACCAGCGCGGTCATCGTGGGCGCCTCGCGCGACACCACCGACAGCCGCACCAAGCCCACCAAGGGCACCATCAACGAGCTTTCCCTCGAATACGCCGGTCTCGGCGGCGACCGGGGCTACGTCAAGACCTACTACGCCTTCAACTACTACTACCCCCTGTTCTGGGATACGGTCTTCCACGCCCGCGCCCAGACCGGCTTCCTCTTCCAGAACGGCTTCGGCGACATCCCCGTCTTCGAACGCTTCTACCTGGGCGGCATCGGCAACGTCCGCGGCTACGAGACCGACAAGATCTCCCCCAAGGACCACCGCACCGGCGAGCGTATCGGCGGCGACACCACCTACTTCGCCAACCTGGAGTACATCTTCCCCATCAGCAAGCAGTACGGCGTCTACGGCCTGGGCTTCTTCGATGCCGGTAACTCCATCTGGCGCATGCGCGACGGTTTCGACATCTCGTTCATGAAGTCCGTCGGCGCTGGCATCCGCTGGTTCTCGCCCATGGGCCTGATCCGGGTCGAAGGCGGCTACGCTCTGGACAACATCCAGAACAACCAGCAGAAGTTCCAGATCGGCTTCACCATGGGCAATACGTTCTAACTAGGGCTTGACTTTCACTGCAAAAGGGTATGTGAGCATCGCCGTGCCACCGGGAAGGACCTGGGCTTGGCACCGCGAACCGCCAGGATACACAAGGAGAATGAGAAAAATGCGTAATGTGCTGAAATATGTGCTGCTTGCCACCGTTATCGTCGCCATGCCCATCCTGGCCAACGCCGCAGACAAGGTCGGCGTCGTGAGCTCCGACGAAGTTCTCCAGAACTCCGAAGTTGGCAAGAAGACCATGGCTGACCTCAAGGCCAAGGTCGAAAGCAAGGAGCGCGACATCCAGCGCCAGAACGAAGAGATCAAGCGCCTCGGCGAGGATTACCAGAAGAAGAGCGCCGCCCTGTCCGCCGAAGCCCGCGCCAAGGCCCAGTCCGAACTGGAGACCAAGGCCCGTAAGATGATGGAAGACCAGCAGGGCTTTGCCCAGCAGCTCGACGTCGAACAGAAGAAGCTCATGGAGCCCCTGTTCAAGGTGTTCACCCAGGTCGTCGGCGACTACGCCAAGAAGAACGGCTTCTCGCTCATCATCGACAAGCGCGCCGCCCTCTACTACGGCGCCGGCCTCGACGTGACCGCCGACATCACCAAGGACTTCGACGCCGCTGCCAAGCGCTCGAAATAGTCACACGCTCATCAACAGGCGGCTCCCTGCCGGGAGCCGCCTTTTTTTTACCCTACAGGAGGCGACATGGCCCAACTGCCCATACCCGTCACCGAAATTCTCAAGCTCCTTCCGCACCGCTACCCGTTCCTGCTGGTGGACCGCGTCCTCGCCTACGAGAAGGACTCCTCCCTCACCGCCATCAAGAACGTCACATTCAACGAGCCCTTCTTTCAGGGGCACTTCCCGGACAAGCCCATCATGCCAGGCGTCCTCATCCTGGAAGCCATGGCCCAGGCTGGCGGACTGCTGCTCGGCCTGTCGCGCGAAGGGCTCGGCGACAAGCTGTTCATGTTCACCGGCATCAACAATGCCAAGTTCAGGCGGCCCGTGGTGCCCGGCGACCAGCTGACCCTGGAATGCTTCGAGGCCAAGCAGAAGCTCAGCCTCTGGCGCATGAAAGGCCGCGCCACTGTCAACGGTGAGTTGGCCTGCGAAGCCGAATTGACCGCCGCCATCGTCGATAGAGATAAGATGTAGGGGAGAGATGGGGCGCTGCCCCATACCCCGGCGGGCTCCGCCCTGCACCCGCCAGGGGAGAAGCCTCCCCTGGACCCGGCTTTCCGCTTCGCGTCGTCTGCGGGAGTATTGAGCTGTCAGGGTTGGTGCTGGAGGCTGTCCCGTTCGTGTCCTTGCGGGCGGGCTAGAACCGATTTGAAGACGATTCGTCGCCCGCCCGCAAGGCCCCGACCGGGACAACCCCCAGCACCTGCTGAAAGCACGCTCAGCCGCGCAGAATGCACTTTCTACGCGACGAAACGCGAGTGAATGCTGAGAAGCAGGTGGAAGTCAGAAGCATTCAAGTCAGTAGATCTCGCCAGCCCCCGCCGAAGACGACAAAGAAAAATAAAGACCTGAAGCGCAGCTTTGCGCGCTTCAGGTCTTTTTATTGGCTCAATACTGATTCGTAGCAGGACGTTACGCGAAGCCCACTGAGGGTCCAGGGGGATCATCCCCCTGGCGGGTGCAGGGCGGAGCCCGCCGGGTCAAGGGCAGAGCCCTTGCGGGTCCAGGGCGGAGCCCTGGCAGCTTCCCGGCTACTTGCTGATTTCCTTCAGGGCGTCGGCCACGCGCTTGCCATCGGGCATCTTGGCCTCGGGGTTTACGGCGATCAGCCCTTTCCAGGCGACGATCGCTCCGGGGGTGTCTTTCAGGTCGAAGAGCTTCACCACGCCGATGTTCAGGCGCGACTGCTCGTGCTTGGGGTCGAGCGACGCGGCCTGCTCGAATGCCTTCAGGGCGTCCTCGGTCTTGTTCATCATGCGCAGCATCACGCCCATGTCGGTCCAGACATTGGGCTGGTTGGGTTTCAAGGCCAGGGACTTCTGGTAGGCCATGACGGAGCGCTCGGGCAGTTCCGCGTCAAAGTAGGTGTCGCCGAGCTTGGCCCATACCACGGGGTCGTTGGGCGATTTGGCGGCCTGGTCTTCCATGGCCTTGGCCTGGGCCATGAGCGGCGATGTCATGGGGTTGCCGCCCTGCTGGCCGGGCATCCCGCCAGGCATGCCCGGGGGCATCTGGGGAGACGCGGAAGACTGTTGCATGCCGGGCTTGCCGCCTTGCAGCGCGTCCTGGTTGAAGACGACCACAGCGCCCTGCCAACCCATGAAAACGCCTGCCATAAGCATGGCCACGGCGAACACGGCCGCATTGCGTTTGAGAACCATGCCCTGCGGCGGCTGGGCGTGCTGCTTGTCCTGCGGGGCGGCCTTGGTCTTCTTCATGCTATCTCCTCGGGTGTGTTTGGTGCGTGTGCTGCTTAATGGACGGCTACTGGGCGGGCTGGCTCATACCCTTGCCGTACTTGGGATTCAGCGCCGCCTTGGACAGGAAGTAGTCCACGGTGAGCTTCTTGTTGCGGTAGATCTTGTCCCAATAGTAGTTGGGCGGGTCCTTCCAGACCAGCCGGTCCTTGACGCCGTCCTGGAAGACGGCCTCCACCGCCGGGTCGGGGCAGTTGGCCGTGCCGCCTTGCAGGGTGACCACGGCCACAAAGGTAAGCGACTTGAAGGTCTCGCGCAGGTCCTTGGAGAGCAGCCGCGACACGTAGCGGCTGTCCAACTCGGTGACGCTGGAGAGGTCGATGTCGCCCCGGAACTCTGCCTTGTCCGGCCCGAGCACTTTCCAGGAACGCGACGAGAAGAAGGCGTAGTTGTCGAGGGCCTGCCCCAGGGGCACGGAGGCGTTGAACTTGAGCTTGGCGTCCTTGAAGGGAGCGGCGTCGCCGGAATCTGCGGAGGGAGTTCCAGGCGATGCGGTTGACGCAGGGGACGGCGTGAACGTGGGGTTCAGGTCCTTGATGTCCAGCTTGCCAAGCGGCAGCGTGAACACCGGAGCCTGATCGTTGAAGATGAGCATCTGGCCCACGATCTCCACGGTCAGCTTGCGTTCCACGGCCTGGTCCAGCGCGGCGCGGGTGGCGGGCGGGAAGAACTCGCGGTCGCCGATGACGATAAGCTTGTTGTTGGCCAGGAACAGGCGGTAGACGCTGGCCTGTCCATCGGTGACCACGGCGACCTTGCCGCTGCGGGTGACCTGCATCTCCTTGATAAGCCGTGCCTGGGCCGACTCGTTCAGGGGACCGGCGAATAGAGCGATGGCCAGTGCTGCCAGCAGGATTAGACGTCTCATATGCGGGTTCCTCGTCGGTTAGAAGCCTGTGGCCGCCACGGGAGTGCCCCCGGGCGCGGACGCCTCCAGGTCGATTCGCGCCTCCAGGGCGGCCATGCACCGCTCAGCCAGGGCCTGGGCCCCGGCGGTGGTCAGGTGGACGCCGTCGCGGGCGCGCAAGGTGGCCCCTGCCTCAACGTCGGGCTTGGAAAAGGCGAAGCCGCCGCTGGAATCTGCGAACAGCGCCCAGGTGTCCACGAAGTGGCAGTCGCGCCCGGCGGCCATCACCTTGCGCACCAGCGCGTTGATGTGCCTGAGGTCGCGGCTCAAGTCCGGGTCGGCCATGACGGGCGCGCCCATCCAGAAAACCGTGGCCGTGGGATTGTGGGCGCGGATGATGTCCACGATGCGCTGGACGCGCCCCATGTAGGTCCGGTTCCACTCCGGCGTGCCGTAGGCAATCTGGGAACCGTCCTGCATGCGCAGGTGTTTGTTGTCGTTTGTGCCGAGCATGACCACCACGGCGTCTGGCCGATAGCGCCGGGCCAGATCCTCCATATGGCGGTCCCAGTCGAAGAAATCGGGGCGGGCAAGCCCGGAGGAGACCTTGCCAAGCTTGGCAAAGCCCAACTTGGGGCGCGAGGCCAGGTTCTTCTCGAGTTCCGAGGCCAGCCCGATGGACAGGGAATCCCCGGCCACGGCCAGGGTGTTTATCTGGCGGCGGGGCAGACGGTTGGAGAAAAGGTCCTTGGGACCAAGCTTGGGACGCTCCAGGGCGGCCAGGGCCTGGGATTTGCGGTTGGACTTGGCGAAGGCCGAGTTCTCGCCTCCGTCCAGACCGGCGCACCCGCCCAGCAGCACCCAAACCAGAACCAGCGACAGCTTGCGGAAAAAGGATGAAAAACGCATTGCGCCTCCGTGTGACCCCAAAAGGGGCCGCCGTCAAGGCCGGAAGAGCCTACTGGGGGCTGACCGGAGCCGCGTGCGCGGCCTGGGCCACCTGTTTCGCCCCCTTGGGACGAAGCTCGATGACCTCTTCCACGTCACGCAGGAACGCCTTGACGATGATGTCTCCGCCCGCCGTGGAGAAATGAACCTTGTCCCCCTCGCGCACCCGGACCCTGTGTCCAGCGGCGTCCTGGATGTGCTGGGCGTAGCTGCCCTGCGGCCCCGCGAGGAGCTCCCAGGTTGAGAGGAAACGGCCATGGGAGGAACCCTGGCAGGCCGCGCGCACAATGGCGTTCAGGGCGCGGCTCTTGTCCGAGAGTTCCTGGTCGCCCATGACGGGCAGACCAATCCAATACGACGTCACGCCGCGTTCGTCCATGATTGAAAGAAATTTTGCTAGCCTGGCTTCGTATGCGGCGCGGCGCTTGTCGGCTGCGGCCGCCGGTTCCGGGGCTTCCGGGTCCAGGCTCAGGTACTTGGCGTCGTTGGCCCCCATCATCACCACCACCAGTTTGGGGTCGTACTCGGCCATGAACTGACGCAGGGCCTGCTCCCAGTTGTAGTACTGGGGGTTCTGGAGCCCGCTTGCGATCTTGCCCTTGGGAATCATGGTCAGCCCGTCGAACTCCTTGAGGGCCTTCTCCAGGCTGACGGCCAGGGTGACGGCCAGGGAGTCGCCCACCACCAGCACGTTGCAGGGCGGGATCAGCTTGGGCTGGGCCTTGGCGGGCTGCTGCCCGGACGGGCCGGAGTCTGTCGGCGCATCGAGAGAGGCAGAGGCCAGGGACACTCCCGAGGGGGCCGGAGGCGCTGCGT comes from the Fundidesulfovibrio putealis DSM 16056 genome and includes:
- a CDS encoding DUF459 domain-containing protein → MKGGRIIAIYAAALAIGVLLQFDRIEPWLAGKFADGLPEGLAAVVNVGESLHSAMGLTGMGLALDCSTSGMFGGTYKKTYRCHEAALVDAAPPAPSGVSLASASLDAPTDSGPSGQQPAKAQPKLIPPCNVLVVGDSLAVTLAVSLEKALKEFDGLTMIPKGKIASGLQNPQYYNWEQALRQFMAEYDPKLVVVMMGANDAKYLSLDPEAPEPAAAADKRRAAYEARLAKFLSIMDERGVTSYWIGLPVMGDQELSDKSRALNAIVRAACQGSSHGRFLSTWELLAGPQGSYAQHIQDAAGHRVRVREGDKVHFSTAGGDIIVKAFLRDVEEVIELRPKGAKQVAQAAHAAPVSPQ